The following proteins come from a genomic window of Microbacterium sp. JZ31:
- a CDS encoding glycosyltransferase family 61 protein, whose amino-acid sequence MPESQRWGGFRGDFLIANDPPRVAVEAGRVLGGTWLYLGNWMGQFGHWITETLPNAWSLPGMRGDLRGIIAHPFIFDNHVKEWQRQLLNDAGASGLDILIDSASAFRVERLVVPTRPVVLNAFAMPEAVEVWERVAQAGAARSPHRRVFLSVSAWRESQGRTIPGRTFANQRETDEVFRNAGFHVVSPETLTVREQVALARDAEILAGWSGSALHLSAFAGSDTRILELGDVRSGAAPVPQQRVLTAVRRQPHGFIPVMQMPGDAAAYDVSRLAALVSDLSV is encoded by the coding sequence GTGCCCGAGTCGCAGCGATGGGGCGGGTTCCGAGGGGACTTCCTGATCGCCAACGACCCTCCCCGTGTCGCCGTCGAAGCAGGCAGGGTGCTGGGCGGGACCTGGCTGTACCTGGGAAACTGGATGGGGCAATTCGGACACTGGATCACCGAGACGCTGCCGAACGCGTGGTCGCTGCCCGGAATGCGCGGCGACCTTCGCGGGATCATCGCGCACCCGTTCATCTTCGACAACCACGTTAAGGAGTGGCAGCGCCAGCTCCTCAACGACGCAGGCGCCTCGGGGCTGGACATCCTCATCGACTCCGCGAGCGCGTTCCGCGTCGAGCGTCTGGTCGTCCCGACTCGCCCCGTCGTGCTCAACGCCTTCGCGATGCCCGAAGCCGTCGAGGTCTGGGAGCGGGTCGCGCAGGCCGGTGCCGCCCGATCGCCTCATCGGCGCGTGTTCCTGTCCGTATCGGCCTGGCGCGAGTCGCAGGGGAGGACCATCCCGGGGCGCACGTTCGCGAACCAGCGCGAGACCGACGAGGTCTTCCGGAACGCCGGGTTCCACGTCGTCTCACCTGAGACGTTGACGGTCCGTGAACAGGTCGCTCTCGCACGAGACGCCGAGATCCTCGCGGGTTGGTCCGGCAGCGCTCTTCACCTCTCTGCCTTCGCGGGGAGCGACACGAGGATCCTCGAACTGGGAGACGTCCGCTCGGGAGCCGCGCCCGTTCCTCAGCAGCGAGTGCTGACCGCGGTTCGCCGCCAGCCGCATGGCTTCATCCCCGTGATGCAGATGCCCGGGGATGCGGCGGCATACGACGTCTCCCGCCTCGCGGCGCTCGTCAGCGATCTCTCTGTCTGA
- a CDS encoding polysaccharide pyruvyl transferase family protein — protein sequence MRSLFRKRAAPKHALWITCGVRGNAGDALLYEVTRKLFDGVIDLDFRYVSEPKYLKVGDRDHENVVIGPGGMFVQTHSSRHLHSKLQKQWGRFEGKTFHLWSTGILGRPTDEEVESVRRVTSRSRSIVVRATKESEFIREIAGVESEWAPCASLFTDRLLKVKKRKHDVVVVNLDDFLFTEQNVADHPLRRFVAFAESQGLEVRSMINAGGDSNRRMLDLIPVIDQDRDLLEDFLREEPAGREFNEGFNAALAKYPGFGHRYTGGRFAFGKRLHGWLPFMAFDAPAAFIGMQARRGMPRDYFGDDDFLCAVPRRRDMSRDELDRMADAMIGKLEFFIKNEDALSSRIAGRREELWEQLKSQSLDFASRLV from the coding sequence GTGAGATCTCTGTTCAGAAAGCGCGCCGCACCCAAGCACGCGCTCTGGATCACCTGCGGCGTGCGCGGCAACGCGGGCGATGCTCTGCTCTACGAGGTGACGCGGAAGCTGTTCGACGGTGTTATCGATCTCGACTTCCGCTATGTGAGCGAGCCGAAGTACCTCAAAGTCGGCGATCGCGATCATGAGAACGTGGTCATCGGACCTGGTGGCATGTTCGTGCAGACGCACTCGTCCCGTCACCTGCACTCCAAACTGCAGAAGCAGTGGGGGCGGTTCGAGGGGAAGACGTTCCACCTGTGGTCAACGGGGATTCTCGGCAGGCCAACCGATGAGGAGGTCGAGAGCGTGCGCCGCGTCACATCGCGTTCGCGCAGCATCGTCGTGCGCGCCACGAAGGAATCGGAGTTCATCCGCGAAATCGCCGGGGTCGAGTCCGAATGGGCGCCCTGCGCCTCACTCTTCACGGATCGTCTGCTCAAGGTCAAGAAGCGCAAGCACGATGTCGTCGTCGTCAACCTCGACGACTTCCTCTTCACGGAGCAGAACGTGGCTGATCATCCACTACGCCGGTTCGTCGCCTTCGCGGAGTCGCAGGGTCTCGAGGTGCGGTCGATGATCAACGCTGGTGGCGACTCAAACCGCAGAATGCTCGATCTCATCCCGGTCATCGACCAAGACCGAGATCTCCTGGAGGACTTCCTGCGCGAGGAGCCGGCAGGACGCGAGTTCAACGAGGGATTCAACGCAGCGCTGGCCAAGTACCCCGGCTTCGGGCACCGCTACACAGGCGGCCGGTTCGCGTTCGGCAAGCGACTGCACGGCTGGTTGCCGTTCATGGCGTTCGACGCCCCCGCGGCCTTCATCGGCATGCAGGCCAGGCGGGGCATGCCGCGCGACTACTTCGGCGACGACGACTTCCTCTGCGCCGTGCCGCGTCGACGCGACATGAGTCGCGACGAGCTCGACAGGATGGCCGACGCGATGATCGGTAAGCTCGAGTTCTTCATTAAGAACGAGGATGCTCTGAGCTCACGCATCGCCGGGAGACGAGAAGAGCTCTGGGAGCAGCTGAAGAGCCAGAGCCTCGACTTCGCATCCCGCCTGGTGTGA